The proteins below come from a single Cololabis saira isolate AMF1-May2022 chromosome 2, fColSai1.1, whole genome shotgun sequence genomic window:
- the ercc3 gene encoding general transcription and DNA repair factor IIH helicase subunit XPB, whose translation MGKKDKGDRDKKYKKRHYEEEDEEEVTGNESQEAIPAAAGKQVDESGTKLDEYGAKDYRAQMLLKNDHSSRPLWVAPDGHIFLEAFSPVYKYAQDFLVAIAEPVCRPNHIHEYKLTAYSLYAAVSVGLQTSDIVEYLQKLSKTSVPDGIVQFIKLCTVSYGKVKLVLKHNRYFIESAFPDVIQRLLQDNVIRECRLRAEDGADSELITEVIHSKSAISKSLQEKEGASTSQQPSDGQTPNQQVPEDIFSYYEQMDKEEEEEEETQTVSCEIRQEMIEELQKRCIQLEYPLLAEYDFRNDTVNPDINIDLKPTAVLRPYQEKSLRKMFGNGRARSGVIVLPCGAGKSLVGVTAACTVRKRCLVLGNSSVSVEQWKSQFKMWSTIDDSLICRFTSDAKDKPIGCSVAISTYSMLGHTTKRSWEAERVMEWMRSQEWGLIILDEVHTIPARMFRRVLTIVQAHCKLGLTATLVREDDKIVDLNFLIGPKLFEANWMELQNNGYIAKVQCAEVWCPMSPEFYREYVAIKTKKRILLYTMNPNKFRACQFLIQFHERRNDKIIVFADNVFALKEYAIRLNKPYIYGPTSQGERMQILQNFKHNPKINTIFISKVGDTSFDLPEANVLIQISSHGGSRRQEAQRLGRVLRAKKGMVAEEYNAYFYSLVSQDTQEMAYSTKRQRFLVDQGYSFKVITKLAGMEEEDLMFSTREDQQQLLQKVLAASDLDAEEEVVATEVGGRPQMSRRAGTMSSMSGADDTIYMEYQSRSSKASALGKGVHPLFKRFRK comes from the exons ATGGGTAAAAAGGATAAAGGAGATCGAG ataaaaagtacaaaaagcGTCATTATGAagaggaagatgaagaagaGGTGACTGGAAACGAGTCTCAGGAAGCCatacctgcagctgcaggaaaaCAAGTGGATGAATCAGGTACAAAACTGGATGAGTATGGAGCCAAAGACTACCGTGCGCAGATGCTGCTAAAGAATGACCACTCTTCACGACCACTCTGGGTG GCTCCAGATGGGCATATCTTTCTGGAAGCCTTCTCACCGGTGTATAAGTATGCCCAGGACTTCTTAGTGGCTATTGCAGAGCCTGTGTGTAGGCCTAACCACATCCATGAGTACAAGCTAACTGCCTATTCCCTGTATGCTGCTGTCAGTGTGGGGCTGCAGACTTCTGATATTGTGGAGTATTTGCAGAAGCTAAGCAAAACATCTGTACCTGATGGAATTGTGCAGTTTATTAAG cTCTGCACTGTGAGCTACGGGAAAGTTAAGCTTGTACTCAAGCACAACAG ATATTTTATAGAGAGTGCCTTCCCTGATGTGATCCAGCGCCTTTtgcaggacaacgtcatccgtgAATGCCGTCTTCGTGCTGAAGATGGAGCGGACTCGGAGCTTATTACTGAAGTCATCCACAGCAAGTCAGCG ATCTCCAAGTCTCTTCAGGAAAAAGAAGGTGCTTCCACCTCACAGCAGCCCAGTGATGGCCAAACTCCAAACCAGCAGGTCCCTGAGGACATATTCAGCTACTATGAACAAATGGataaagaggaagaagaggaggaggagactcagaCTGTGTCCTGTGAAATCCGGCAG GAGATGATTGAAGAGCTTCAGAAGCGTTGCATTCAGCTAGAGTACCCCCTCTTAGCAGAGTACGACTTTCGCAATGACACGGTCAACCCAGACATCAATATAGACCTGAAGCCCACTGCTGTGTTGCGACCTTACCAGGAGAAAAGTCTGCGCAAGATGTTTGGAAATGGACGTGCACGATCAGGAGTCATTGTGCTGCCCTGCG GAGCTGGAAAATCTCTGGTGGGTGTGACAGCAGCATGTACAGTGCGTAAACGCTGCCTGGTTTTGGGCAACTCCTCTGTGTCAGTGGAGCAATGGAAATCCCAGTTCAAGATGTGGTCCACTATTGACGACTCTCTGATCTGCCGCTTTACCTCCGATGCCAAGGACAAGCCTATCGGCTGCTCTGTGGCCATCAGCACCTACTCCATGCTGGGTCACACCACCAAGCGGTCCTGGGAGGCTGAAAGGGTCATGGAGTGGATGCGGAGTCAGGAGTGGGGACTGATTATCCTTGATGAGGTGCACACCATCCCTG CAAGGATGTTTCGTCGCGTTCTCACCATTGTTCAAGCCCACTGCAAACTGGGCCTGACTGCTACACTGGTCAGAGAAGATGACAAGATTGTGGATCTCAACTTTTTAATTGGACCAAAGCTGTTTGAGGCAAACTGGATGGAACTGCAAAACAATGGCTATATTGCCAAAGTCCAGTGTGCAGAA GTGTGGTGCCCGATGTCTCCGGAGTTCTACAGAGAGTATGTGGCCATTAAGACAAAGAAGCGCATTCTGCTGTACACCATGAATCCCAATAAGTTCCGGGCTTGCCAGTTTCTCATTCAATTCCACGAGCGGCGCAACGACAAGATCATTGTCTTTGCTGACAACGTGTTTGCGTTGAAGGAATATGCCATACGCCTCAACAA GCCTTACATCTATGGCCCCACCTCTCAGGGGGAACGAATGCAGATTTTACAAAATTTCAAACACAACCCCAAGATCAATACTATTTTCATCTCCAAG GTTGGTGACACCTCATTTGACCTGCCCGAAGCCAATGTTCTGATTCAAATCTCCTCACATGGTGGATCACGTAGACAAGAAGCCCAGAGACTTGGCAGAGTTTTAAGAGCTAAGAAAG GAATGGTGGCAGAGGAGTACAATGCATATTTTTATTCACTGGTGTCCCAGGACACCCAGGAGATGGCTTACTCCACCAAGAGACAGAGGTTCCTCGTGGATCAGGGATACAGCTTTAAG GTGATCACAAAGCTGGCAGgcatggaggaggaggacctgATGTTCTCAACCAGAGAAGACCAGCAGCAGTTGCTTCAGAAGGTCCTAGCTGCTTCAGACCTGGATGCTGAAGAGGAAGTGGTAGCAACTGAAGTGGGTGGAAGACCACAG ATGTCAAGGCGAGCCGGCACCATGAGCTCCATGTCAGGCGCAGATGATACCATATACATGGAATATCAGAGTCGGAGCAGCAAAGCCTCTGCATTAGGCAAAGGTGTTCATCCACTGTTCAAGCGCTTCAGAAAGTAG
- the gpalpp1 gene encoding GPALPP motifs-containing protein 1 yields MSSDKLIGPALPTTVRNESSGDDGSETDFAGPALPPGYQRREACSSSDESEPEGKRARRDQVDKHDDEDDDDGFFGPALPPGFKKQQCSPERPPVLGPALPPGFCREAYDNDDDGEDGEGFPGPALPPDYHAESSSSEGEGEDVIGPMPAKGPAQDSVAADFERRAQRMKDKLTGVGTAEVPTRETWMTELPPELQHIGLGARTFKKKSGPENKDRSIWTDTPTDRERKARERLEKKKKGEEEKDDVAQVSHRDLEMAEKVSKYNETKRSESLISLHTKKMKEKAKEEADKPVERRAFDRDTDLQVNRFDEAQKKRLLKKSQELNTRFSHSKDKMFL; encoded by the exons ATGTCGTCTGATAAATTAATTGGACCCGCCTTACCAACAACGGTGAGGAATGAGAGCTCCGGAGACGACGGCAGTGAAACAGACT TCGCGGGTCCCGCTTTGCCCCCCGGGTACCAGCGGAGGGAAGCGTGCAGCTCCTCGGATGAGAGTGAGCCGGAGGGCAAGAGAGCCAGGAGAGACCa GGTGGACAAACATGATGATGAAGACGATGATGATGGTTTCTTTGGACCAGCTCTGCCTCCAGGATTTAAGAAACAACAGTGTTCACCAGAAAG GCCACCTGTCTTGGGACCAGCTTTGCCCCCAGGGTTTTGTAGAGAAGCATATGATAACGATGATGATGGTGAAGATGGAGAAGGTTTCCCGGGTCCGGCTTTACCCCCAGACTACCATGCCGAGTCCTCCAGCAGTGAGGGGGAAGGCGAGGATGTGATTGGACCCATGCCTGCCAAAGGACCTGCCCAAGACTCTGTGGCTGCTGATTTTGAACGGAGAGCACAAAGGATGAAAGACAAGCTGACAGGAGTT GGCACTGCTGAAGTGCCAACGAGAGAGACATGGATGACAGAGCTTCCACCAGAGCTTCAGCACATTGGCTTGGGGGCACGGACGTTCAAGAAGAAGTCGGGTCCAGAAAACAAAGATCGCTCCATCTGGACGGATACACCAACAGACAGGGAGCGCAAAGCCAGG GAGCGtcttgaaaaaaagaagaagggagaggaggagaaagatGATGTGGCACAAGTTTCCCACAGGGATTTGGAAATGGCAGAGAAAGTATCTAAATATAAT GAGACTAAACGCTCTGAGTCTCTAATCAGCTTGCACACAAAGAAGATGAAAGAAAAAGCAAAGGAGGAAGCTGATAAACCAGTGGAAAGGAGGGCATTTGATCGTGATACAGACCTGCAGGTGAATCGCTTCGATGAAGCTCAGAAGAAGCGGCTGCTGAAGAAGTCTCAGGAATTAAATACACGATTCTCCCACAGCAAAGACAAAATGTTTCTGtaa